The DNA sequence CGGGCTCGATGGCAGTATCGTACGTGTCGTCGGCCCGCGGTACGGCCAGACTGACCAGTGCGCTCGTATCAGCGACGATCGTCCGCAGTCGCCGCTCACTCATCGCTCGTCGGCAGTAGTGTCAACTGTCACCGCGTCTTCACCATAGATGTCGACGTCCTCAGGGGCCGCGAGATCAAGTGGCTCGTCGTCGAGGTCCGCCTTGAGCAGCCGCAGCCGCTGAGCAGTTTCGGCGCCGACCAGCTGCTTGACGGTCTCGAACTCCAGCTGGTCGTCGTAGTACTTCGTCGCGACCAGCTCTTGGAACGTCTCGCTGTCGGCGGTTTCCTCGATATATTCACGGATGGCCTCGACAAGCAGGTCCGTCCGATCCTTATCGAAGAGGTCAGCAATCGCGTCAAGCCGGTCGACGAGATACTCCGGGGACTGGAAGTGAACGCGTCGCGGCTCGTCACTCGAACTCATTCTATGTGCATATCTTGCACATAGAGTGATAACCGTTTCGGCGTCTGCACACAGCTTGCACATCGAGGGGTGAAATCAAGAATCGTCCTATCGTGCGTTCAGCTCTTCAAGCACCTGGACAGCCGTTGTCCCGATTCGAACGCCGTCGATGTTGTCGACGTCGAGGCCCGCCGTCGCAGTTCGAAACGGATAGGCGTCGACGAGTACTCGCTGGATAATGGTTCAGACAGTCTCAGAGCCATATCTGTCGACGACAGTCGTCATCGCTTCGTCCAGGTGGGCGTCTTGGTGGTCCTCCCGTGGTGGCCGTTCGAGGACGAGTTCGACGACGTTATCGACCGATTGGTGTCAGGGTTCCCAGTACGTTCCCGAACATGTACGTGGTCGTCGACGACGAGAAATCCTCACGAGACTGTGTCGCGCTCGCCCACGAAGCGATCGAGACCTATGACGCCGCGTACTATGAGACTCAACTCGTCAGAGCTGTCGAGAGCGTGCTGTCTCCCCTGGGGTGGGATCGGACCGTTATTCGACGGAAATTCGATGAAACTCGTGTCCGCGGAATCACGGACTGGACCTGACCAGCCCCCGTTTTTCGAGTTGTAAATGGGATAGGGGTACGGTGGACACCCCTATTTCGTGTTGTAAGACACCCCTATTTCGTGTTGTAAATATGCCGCATACGCCCTCTACAGCCCATCTATCCGGTATTCTAGCTTTACGGACGATGTCCACAGTTGCCTACTCGGAACGAAGGCAGCTGCGGATCGCGATGAGCATCCACTTGTGAGTACATCGCAAAAACACACCCCCCTATTTCGAGTTGTAACGCGAACGGCCGCTTCTGTATCGAAGATCGATATCCGAGACACACCCCTATTTCGAGTTGTAAACGAAAGGGGGGTCAAATTGGAGGCCTCAGTAGGGACTCTAGTTCAGGAACCCGTTCATTTTCGATTTCGCGATAGAGCGCATCATCTCTTCTTCTTGTTCCAGGTTAGCAAAACGATCGTCCTCTAGGATTCGTTCCATAATCGACTCAGGGTCTTCAGCGAGGTCGAAGTGCATGTGGATACCTTTTCCCCGTCCTCGGCCACGACGGTCGAACTCAAGGATGCCATAGGTCGCCTGTTCAGTAACATGGTTCACGAAGGTTTCTCGGCCATAGGAATCAGCTCCGAGAGTGTCACAGACGAACTGGTAGAGGCTGTAGGAGGGTCCGGCCGGAATCCAGTCCACACTGGCATTTGAGTAGTGGTCTGTCGCAGCAACGGCGAAGATACAGAGCTTCTTTTGCGTCGAGAGTCCACCGATATGCCGTAATTTCCGATCGGAGTCATATCGGTCCTGGGCAGTCCGGACGTGTGATTCTTCGACACGCTCGTCTCCCTGTTTATCGGCTAATTCCCCGGACCACCGAAGCAGATCGATAGCCTTCCGTGCATCACCGTGCGTCTGAGATCCGAACGCGGCGACGAGTGGGACGACGTCATCCGCGAGCGCCTCAGGCTTGAAGGCGTCTTCACGATTGCGGAGGATATGTCGAAGCTGCGTTGCGTCGTAATCCTCGAAGAAGATCTCGTCTGGATTGAATGAACTATTCGCGCGACTATTGAGATCAGACATGAAATCGACGTAGTTGGTTATCGCAGTGACGGAAACGGGGCCATCAAACCGGCCGAGGTCTCGAGCCCGCGAGAGTTGGTAGAGGAGTGAATTATATTCTGGTTCCGAGTATGGGCCGTCGAGCATGTCGACCTCGTCTAAGACGAAAATTACGCCGTCATAGTGTTCGCGCATGATTTCCCACAGGCGCTCGAGTTTCTGGTCTGTCGAGACCCCACTCTCGGGAACTCCCGGTTCTTCATCGATATTTGCCGTCGCTTCTTGAATGAGACGATAGACTGCACGACTGGTCGTACCTGGGCCCTCGCAGTTTATTGAAAACACACCGAACCGCATTCCCTGAGCCTCACTCAGCTCGACGATTTTCTTACAGACAGCATGGATAATCAGGGATTTCCCCGTTCCAGACGGCCCAGTCAGCAACATCTCCGGAATGCCGTGGTTCTGGAGAGCGGGTTTGAGATTTGTGATGACGGTCTTCAACTGCTCATCGCGACCAACGATCCGATCTTCGTCGATTATCGTATCCGGACGAACCAAATCCTTGTTTTCGAAGACAGTCTCAACAGATTCAGATTGGAGCTCGTCCATAATCGAGATCCCGCTACCAGAATCGTCGAGCGTAGTTTGACTGCTGGTAGACTCCTCGGAGTTACTCTCTCCGTGCTCTCCGGGAACCTCCGTTATAGATTCAGACTGTTCCGTCTGGTTATCTGTAACCGGCGATTCATCACCCATACCCCAATCCTCTGGGGGCCTACTATAAATAAGTAAAGGCAACCTATTTCGATTTGTAATCTCGAAGATTCACCCGGTGGAGTTACTGAGTCGGCAGTCTCCTCATTCTAAGTGTCGAACCGATTTCGATACAGAGACGCACCCCTATTTCGAGTTGTATAGTCGTGTCAAATATTAAATTGAATCTAGCAACACACCCCTTTTTCGAGTTGTAACGGATTGGGGGCTTCTAACACGGTTTCGAGATATTCTCGACGCCCAGTCGTGTCATATCAATAGTATTGGTCGGAAGTAGTTCAGCCCACCCGTCGAGAACCCACCCAAGAGAAGTCACGAACCATCCTCGAAGACCAGCTTGACCACTACTCCACGGGAGAGTCCCCACACCCCCACCCCTTTTTCGAGTTGTAACAGAACAAGGGTGGGGTGGGGAGAGAAAGCCGAAGAAGGCACAAACAACTCGAATAGCCGGTTTTAGAGGTATCACGCCTCCTTACCACGAAATTCTACATAAGACTATAAGATAGGAACCTTTATATCCTATGGTAGCAAACAACATCCGCATTAGGTGATTCTCACGAACGATACGTAAGGAAGCTTACGTATCCGTGAGTAGTAGGATCGACATGGGTTTGTTCGAGGAACACCGTAAGAATCGCTGTTTGAAGCTCTCTACCGCAGATTCGTGGTGTTTCGATCTCGTCTAACAGCTCATCTGTCCCTCCCGCTGTTGTGCGTTACAACTCGAAAAAGGGGTGGGGGTGTCACCCACCTCTCGAGGCAGGGTCTCGCTCGAGTTTAAATACCAATTCATTACCTACCTACGACCTGCACTCCAAGGGGATCGTCCACTAAATATGCTCCTCTACAGCCCGTCAGGGACGGGGAAGTCGCTCATCATCAACGCCGTTTGTCAGCAGGTTCTCGAACCCGCGAATCCACAGAGTGACCGATCTACCACGAGTTGTCGGCAGAGTTCGTCTTATTCGTCGGGATTGACTGGCGATTTATATTTTGACTTGATTTTTTCTCCCTCCCGCCACTGCCAGTAGTAGTATCGGTTGTCGTTGATCTCCTTGATCGTGATTGTGGCTTTCGACGGGACGTCGTCCGGGAGATCATTCGGCCGATCCTCGATCTCGTCCTCCTCCGATTCTTCCTTGAGGCGGGCCTCGCGAGCTTTGTGCTCGGCCAGTTCCTCGGCGTAGCGGGCAACGTGCTGGAGCTGGTCTGGGGAGTATCCGTTGAGCGTATCGACAATGTCTGTCGGGAGTTCCGTTGGCGGCGTCGGTGGTTCGTAGGACATTGGCCGTTCTGCGTTAACCAACACTGGTGGTAGGAACATAGTTTTGTTGGTTAAATTTGTCCAGATTCGATTTCTCTCCCGCTCGGTGACAACGCGGCCGATGATTTACGGTTGAGGGCCTAAAACCGATAGCTAATGTCGAATGGGCTGGGAGCCGGTTTCTTCGGGTTAACGCTCTTGGCGATCCTCCTGGGACTGGCTGCGGTCCTCTCCCTAATATTGATCGGTGTGGTCGGGTTTCGACGACGGACAGGAACCGTCCCCCAACTCCTCAAATACGTCTCGATTGCCGTGCTCGGCGGCGTCCTTCTGGTTGCTGGGTTTGGCGTGCTGGCGATGTACGATGAAGCAGTCCTCCTCGCCGTCCTATTCTTGACGATCGTCTTCGTGCCGCTCGCCGCAGTCGGCATCTACCTGCACCAGACAACCGAGCTAACCCGGGTGGATGCCCTTGTGACCACCGGCTTAGCGTGGAGTCTCCCGTTCGTAATCGGTGTGGGCGTCACGTTCGGCCTCACGATTGGCGTCAGTTCGACGTTTGATCTGGCACCCGTCGAGTCACAACGGCTGGTGGTGGTCTGGATCGCCATGCTCGTCGGTGGGGCTGTCATCGTGATCGGTTCGGTTTTCCTCGGCAAGTACCTCAGTCAGTCGTTCACCCCGCCACGCCCCGTGTGACTCCTGCGATAGTGAGTCACGTCTCGCCGGGACGTGGCGCGTTCTCGTACTTGACCATCTTCTCGGGCTTGTCGGAAATCAACTCGTAAATTTGCTGGAGCGTCTCCTCCGCGGCGAGCAGATTGTGCTCTTCCAGGAACTTGCGTCCCGCCTCGGTGAGCCCGTAAAACTTCCAGGGGTAGCCCTGTCGGCGCTGGTCATCGTCCAGGGCGACCTCCGTGACGAACCCGGCGTCGATGAGCTTCTGGATGTGCTTGTAGACCGTGGCCTCGCTGACGCTCGGGTTGAGTTCCTCAAGTTCGTACATCGAGGGGAGCTGCTGTGGATGACCGAGAATATCGCTGATGAGCGAAAACCGCGTCTGTTGAGTCACGAAATGGACGAGGTCCCGTGTTGCCGATTCGGTTCCGTTCCCCAACCGACTGTCCATATCTTTGCGTTCAACGGGGAGCGGCAAAGTAGTTTACTCTCGACTAAACTACCCGAGGATCAGTGACGCTATGACCTCGAGGGGAGGCGCCCATCAGGTCGTGGGACCCGCCCCCGCTTGATCTCCTGATCGACTCGCCGGAGGTGTTTACAGCCGCCCTCGGGCGTACGCTTCCGCCAGTCCGGACACGTACACGACTCGCTTATTACGTCGACTTCATACCAGTTCCCAGACGCTGACTGAACGTCGTACTTACCGCCTTTTTCGAGCAACGAGACGTTCATCTCTTCGTCGACAGCACGTCTGGTTCGAGGCTCGAG is a window from the Halobaculum magnesiiphilum genome containing:
- a CDS encoding Cdc6/Cdc18 family protein; this translates as MGDESPVTDNQTEQSESITEVPGEHGESNSEESTSSQTTLDDSGSGISIMDELQSESVETVFENKDLVRPDTIIDEDRIVGRDEQLKTVITNLKPALQNHGIPEMLLTGPSGTGKSLIIHAVCKKIVELSEAQGMRFGVFSINCEGPGTTSRAVYRLIQEATANIDEEPGVPESGVSTDQKLERLWEIMREHYDGVIFVLDEVDMLDGPYSEPEYNSLLYQLSRARDLGRFDGPVSVTAITNYVDFMSDLNSRANSSFNPDEIFFEDYDATQLRHILRNREDAFKPEALADDVVPLVAAFGSQTHGDARKAIDLLRWSGELADKQGDERVEESHVRTAQDRYDSDRKLRHIGGLSTQKKLCIFAVAATDHYSNASVDWIPAGPSYSLYQFVCDTLGADSYGRETFVNHVTEQATYGILEFDRRGRGRGKGIHMHFDLAEDPESIMERILEDDRFANLEQEEEMMRSIAKSKMNGFLN
- a CDS encoding MarR family winged helix-turn-helix transcriptional regulator; the protein is MDSRLGNGTESATRDLVHFVTQQTRFSLISDILGHPQQLPSMYELEELNPSVSEATVYKHIQKLIDAGFVTEVALDDDQRRQGYPWKFYGLTEAGRKFLEEHNLLAAEETLQQIYELISDKPEKMVKYENAPRPGET